A genome region from Magnolia sinica isolate HGM2019 chromosome 8, MsV1, whole genome shotgun sequence includes the following:
- the LOC131253855 gene encoding nucleolin 1-like — protein MSKWQMPQQQRPKRRREEFFKGAGEVVDARFASNEEGVFKGFDHVEFATEAAAHKIHFAEHINVFESSSSFQIQNR, from the exons ATGTCAAAATGGCAGATGCCACAACAACAAAGACCGAAAAGAAGGCG AGAGGAATTCTTCAAAGGTGCTGGTGAAGTTGTTGACGCCCGATTTGCATCAAATGAAGAGGGTGTCTTCAAGGGATTCGACCATGTTGAGTTTGCCACTGAGGCAGCAGCTCACAAG ATTCATTTTGCCGAACATATCAATGTATTCGAGAGTTCGTCAAGCTTTCAGATACAAAATAGGTGA
- the LOC131253822 gene encoding mannose-specific lectin-like produces MATIRTTTLLNLLLISSFLLILLLGPACKADNILYPGRTLVTNTYLEYGSYKFIMQQDCNLVLYDEGIPYWHSNTAGRGINFCHCTMQTDGNLVIFAPTGRAIWTSKTARDQGSYVLILQSDRNVVIYGGAIWATGTNGTGSGAIPVVSWGSSEDTNHTAVVDGSGTIIDMVAKFNEQQESEERIISQTKRVIESDSGELVKSMAREPVQLANDQQVKDRSFSVSTVELQLHVRVKNSDVTIV; encoded by the exons ATGGCTACTATCCGCACCACTACTCTTCTCAACCTCCTCTTAATCTCATCTTTCCTTCTCATACTCCTTCTCGGCCCAGCCTGCAAGGCTGACAACATCTTGTATCCTGGTAGAACTCTCGTTACTAACACCTATCTGGAATATGGGAGCTATAAATTTATAATGCAACAAGATTGCAACCTGGTCTTATATGATGAGGGAATCCCCTATTGGCATTCCAACACCGCGGGCAGGGGAATCAATTTTTGCCATTGCACCATGCAAACTGATGGGAATCTTGTGATATTTGCTCCTACCGGTCGTGCTATTTGGACTAGTAAAACTGCCAGAGATCAAGGCTCCTATGTTCTCATCCTTCAAAGTGATCGAAATGTGGTGATCTATGGTGGGGCTATTTGGGCCACTGGGACTAATGGAACTGGGAGTGGTGCAATTCCAGTGGTCAGTTGGGGCAGCTCTGAGGACACTAATCATACCGCTGTGGTTGATGGATCTGGTACCATCATAGATAT GGTGGCTAAGTTCAATGAACAG CAAGAGAGTGAAGAACGAATAATCTCCCAAACAAAAAGAGTGATTGAGTCTGACTCAGGTGAGTTAGTGAAAAGCATGGCAAGAGAGCCAGTTCAACTCGCGAATGATCAGCAAGTGAAGGACCGATCCTTTAGTGTCAGTACAGTTGAGTTGCAATTGCATGTGCGTGTAAAGAACTCAGACGTGACAATAGTATGA